ATGTTGAGAATGATCAGCAGGCCGAACAGCCAGACCAGCAGGCTGACGATCTTGCCGAGCGATTCTCCCAGCGACTGGCCGCTGCCGGTCCCGCGCTTGAAGAAGTCGACGGTATCGACGAGTTTGGCGAAGGCCCATTTGGCCCCGCGCGCGATAAGCCAGGTGATGATCAGCGCGACGACGGCGAGGAGAATCTTTTCTCCCAGTTCCATCGCCACCTGTTCGTCGAAACGATAGCGGTCGAAAATCATAACCCCGTCCCCCAAGTGGTTTCCGTAAGGGAAGGGCTATCACGCAAACCGTTATTCTCCAAAACGCATTAACGGATGAAGTGGAAAAGCGGTCATGCTACCGCTTTTACATGAGAGGATTTTCAACCCGCATCGCCCGCGCATTTGCCGCGCTTTTCGTCTTTATCGCAGTACCTGCCGCGGCTGAGGACGAGCCCGGCTGGTCGATCGCCATTCATGGCGGCGCGGGGACCATCGCGCGCGACGATATGACGCCGCAGCAGGATGCGGCCTATCGCGCTGCACTGCAAAGCGCGCTCGACGCGGGCGCGCAGGTGCTGCGTGAAGGCGGCAGCGCGATGGATGCGATCCAGGCCGCAATCGAGCCGATGGAAGACGATCCGCTGTTCAACGCCGGGCGCGGCGCGGTATTCACTTGGGACGGCGACATCGAACTCGACGCCTCGATCATGGATGGCCGTACCCGCGATGCGGGCGCCGTCGCAGGCGTCACGGGCATCCGCCATCCGATCGCGCTTGCGCGCAAGGTGATGACCGACAGTCCGCATGTCATGCTGGCCGGGGCCGGTGCGGCTGAGTTCGCGGCCGAGCAGGGGCTGGCGACTATGCCCCCCGAATGGTTCGAGACCGAACGCCGCCAGAAGGCGCTCGAGCGGATGAAGGCCGAGCGGCTCTCCGCGATCGATGTCGATATCAAGTTCGGCACGGTCGGCGCGGTGGCGCTCGACCGGGATGGCAATATGGCGGCGGGCACATCGACCGGCGGAATGACCGGCAAGCGCTGGGGCCGTATCGGCGATGCGCCGATCATCGGTGCGGGCACCTATGCCGACAACCGCGCCTGCGCGGTCTCGGCCACCGGCTGGGGCGAGTTCTTCATCCGCGTCGGCGTGTCGCATGAAATCTGCACCCGGCTACGGCATCGTTACCGCACCGAAATCGACGCCGCGCAGGCCAGTGTGCCGCTCGATGACGAAGGGTTTCCGACCTATATCGTCCACGCCAGCGAATTCGGTCTCGACGCCGCGCAGGCGCAGGAGGAAATCGACGCGGTCATTGCCGATGTCGGCAGTCTCGGGGGTGACGGCGGGGTGATTGTGGTGACGCGCGACGGGCATCCGCTGTTCAGCATGAACACTTCGGGCATGTACCGCGGGCGCGCTACCAGCGACGGGCTGCGCGAAGTGGCGATCTACGGCGACGAGTAGGCCTTCAGCCGCGCGGGCGGGCCTGCGCATAGCTGCCGAGCAGGCGCACGCCATTGGTCTGGAAGGCAAGTTCCTCCAGCGCCGTGTCGACCCGGGCATCGCCTGGCGCGCCCTCGATGTCGGCAAAGAACATCGTCGCGGCGAAACTTGCGCCCTTCTGGTAGCTTTCCAGCTTGGTCATGTTGACGCCATTGGTCGCGAAGCAGCCCAGCGCCTTGTACAGCGCGGCGGGAGTGTTCTTCACTTCGAAGATGAAGGTCGTCATCGCCTGCGCGCCCGCCAGCGCGGCCGGATCGAGTGCCTCGTTCGCCAGCACCACGAAGCGTGTCGTATTGTCGGGCGCATCCTCGACCTCGCGCTCGACGATTTCGAGCCCGTAGAGGTCGGCGGCGAGCGCGGGGGCGATGGCGGCGATGTCGGTCTTCCCGCTTTCCGCCACGAACGCGGCCGCGCCCGCCGTATCGGCATGCGCGAGGCCGACGATGCCCCGCTCGCTGAGGAATTTATGCGACTGGCCCAGCGCCTGCGGATGGCTGTAGGCGGCGTCGAACGGACCCGGCCCCAGCGCCATCAGGCAATGGGTGATGCGCATGAAGTGTTCGGCCACCAGCGACAGCCCGCTTTCGGGGAGCAGGAAGTGGATATCCGCCACGCGCCCGTGCTGGCTGTTCTCGATCGGGATCATCGCGCAGCCCGCCGTGCCGCTTTCCACCGCTTCGAGCGCGTCCTCGAAACTGAAGCACGGCAGCGGCAATGCCTCGGGAGCGAATTGCATCGCCGCCTGGTGCGAATTCGATCCCGGGGCCCCGCCAAAGGCGATGGCGCGCAGCGGTTCCTGCGCAGCAGCGGCGCGCATCGAATCGACAAGGGCGAGGGCAGGCTTGGCAAACTGGCGCATGGTCTGCGGGCGTTACGGCTGCGTTCCGGTCGCATCAAGCGCTATTGCGGCTTGCGCACTTGCGAAAGGCGGCGGTGCACACTAGAGCGGCGCGCAACCATCTGACCAACCGATTTTCGCCGGGTATTTTACGCAATGGACGATCGTTTCAACACCGCTGCAGGCTGGGTCCTTGCCGCCGGTATCGTGGCACTGGGCAGCTCCATCGTTTCGGGCATGTATTTCCATGCCGATAGCGCCGAGCACCCCGAAGAGCCGGGCTACTTCATCGAAGGCGCAGCCGAAGAAGGCGGTGCCGATGCGGGCCCCGACCTCGGCACGCTGCTCGCCAGCGCGGATGCCGCGGCGGGCGAGAAGGTCTTCGCCAAGTGCACCGCGTGTCACACGATCGACCAGGGCGGCGCCAACGGCATCGGCCCGAACCTTTATGGCGTGATGGGCAAGCCGATCGGCGGGCACGCCGCGGGCTTTGCCTACAGCTCGGCGCTGGCCGAAAAGGGCGGCTCCTGGACCTGGGAAGCGATGGACGAATGGCTGACCAGCCCACGCGCCTTCGCCAATGGCACCAAGATGAGCTTCGCCGGTCTCGGCAAGGCTGAAGACCGCGCCAATGTCATGGAATTCATGTCCACCTATGGCGGTGCGCCGGCCAAGCCTGCGCCAGTCGTGGCGGAAGAAGAGCCGACCGAGGGTGAAGACGCGCCCGGCGCGGGTGCCGGACCGGTCGAAGGCGCCGAAGCCGCGGCCATGGAATCGGCTGGCAGCATGGGCGCGGACCAGCCGGTCCCGGCGGGCAATGCCGCGACCAACAACGATGGCGCGACCAAGGTCGACGAATAAGCCTTCCCTCACGGGATAATCGAAAAGGCCTCGCTGCGGCGGGGCCTTTTTCGTTTCAGCCGTTGTCCTTGAAGCCTTGCGCGATGACGTACCACTCGCTCGAGTCCTTGCGACTGGCGGGCGGCTTGGCGTGCTTCACCGTGCGGAAATGCTGCTTGAGCAGCGCGAGCAGATCGTTGTCGGTCCCGCCTGCGAGCACCTTGGCAAGGAAGGTCCCACCCGGTGCGAGGTTCTCGATAGCAAACCATGCTCCGGCCTCGACCAGCCCCATCGTCCGCAGGTGATCGGTCTGCTTGTGGCCGACGGTATTGGCCGCCATGTCGCTCATCACCAGCTCGGCCTTGCCACCCAGCGCCTCTTCGAGCACCCGCGGGGCGTCGTCATCCATGAAATCCATCTGGAAGATCGTGACGCCCTCGATCGGCTCGACTTCGAGCAGGTCGATTCCCACGACCAGCGCCTTGGGCTTGAGCTTGCGCACCACCTGGCTCCAGCCGCCCGGCGCAATGCCGAGGTCGACCACGCGGGTGACGCCCTTGAGCAGGTCGTATTTCTCGTTCAGCTCGGTCAGCTTATACGCCGCGCGGCTACGATAGCCGTCAGCCTTGGCCTGCTTGACATAGGGGTCGTTGAGCTGGCGCTGGAGCCAGCGCGTCGAACTCGCCGTGCGTTTCTTTGCGGTGCGCACGCGAACGTCGCGATCCTTGCCCGATCTAGACATCCTGTTCTCGCATTCTTTGTACTGTCGCGCGGCTGCGTTCACCCTCGGCATCGGCGGCGATCAGGCTGCGCAGGATCCCTTCACGGATGCCCCGGTCGGCCACGCCCAATTGTTCGGCGGGCCAGATGTCGAGGATCGATTCAAGAATCGCGCAGCCCGCGATGACCAGATTGGCGCGGTCGTCGCCGATGCACGGCAGGCGCTTGCGTTCGGCGCTGCTCATCCGCGACAGGCGGGTGGAGATATCGCGCATCGATTGCGACGGCACGATCAGCCCGTCAACCGCCCGCCGGTCGTATTGCGGCAGTTCGAGATGCAGGCTCGCCAGCGTCGTCACGGTGCCGCTGGTACCCAGCAGGCGGATCGGTTCGCGCGAATGCGTATGCTCGCGGATGCGCTCGGCGAATTCGGCGAAGCTGCGTCCGACGGTACGCCGCATCTCGCAATAGCGTTCGAGCCGGGTGGTTTCGGTGTCGTCCGATCCCTCGACCGTGTCGGTCAGCGAAACCACGCCCCAGGGCACGCTCAGCCAGTCGACGATGCGCGGCACGTTCTCGCCCGGCTGGACCAGCACGAGCTCGGTCGAACCACCGCCGATGTCGAAGATGATCGCCGGGCCGTTGCCTTCCTCGAGCAGGACATGACAGCCGAGCACCGCCAGCCGCGCCTCCTCCTGCGCGGAAATGATGTCGAGCATGATCCCGGTTTCGCGGCGGACCCGTTCGATAAAGGCCGGGCCGTTGCTGGCGCGGCGGCACGCCTCGGTGGCGACCGAGCGCGCCAGCCGGACATTGCGCCGGCGCAGCTTCTCCGCGCAGACCTGCAAGGCGGCGAGTGTGCGCTCCATCGCTTCGTCGGACAATTTGCCGCTCGCGGCCAGACCCTCGCCCAGCCGGACGACCCGGCTGAAGGCATCGATCACGGTGAAATTTTCACCCGACGGGCGGGCGATCAGCAGGCGGCAATTGTTGGTCCCGAGATCGAGCGCGGCATAGGCCTGGCGGCGCGCGGGAGGGCTGGCTGCGGCAACATTCGGGCGGGGCGCGAAGGTGCCATCGCGGCGTGACGCATTGCGCCGGTCGCCGTGCTTGCCGTCGGGCCGGGAGGGGCGCTTGTAGCGGAAATCGGCTACCTTGCCGGACTTGCCGCCCCGTTTTGTCCCTGGCCCCCTGTTCGTGTCCGGCGGAGAATGATCCGCCATATCGAGAGCTTTCTTGTTCCTCCCGCGCAAACCAGCGTGCACGGGGACTTGGCGGCGATGCTAGCGGTGAAGCGGAGACGGGGCAAGGGCAGGCGGCGCGCGCGGGGTTGACCTCGCGTCCCGGCAAAACTAGATGCGCGGCCTCTGTTCCGGAGCGGCCCGCGATTCTCGCCCGCCCGGCCAGCTGATGCCCCGTCGTCTAATGGTAAGACTACGGACTCTGACTCCGTCAATTGAGGTTCGAATCCTCACGGGGCATCCAGTTTCCTCACATCCGTTGCCAAAGCCGTCTTCCCGCGCCAAACAGGTTGCAATGGGAGACGGACATTTGAGTGAGACCTTTCCGGAAATCCGCGAAGCGGTGCGGCGGCTGTGCGCGCGCTTCCCCGGCGAATACTGGCAGAAGCTCGACCGCGAGCGCGCCTATCCGAGCGAATTCGTTGCCGCGCTGACCGAGGCCGGCTTCCTGTCGGTACTGATTCCCGAGGAATATGGCGGCTCGGGCCTCGGGCTCGAGGCAGCCTGCGCGGTGCTCGAGGAAATCCACCGGTCGGGATCGAACGGCGGTGCCTGCCATGCGCAGATGTACACGATGGGCACGCTGCTCAAGCATGGCTCGGACCAGCAGAAGCGCGAATATCTGCCCAAGATCGCCAGTGGCGAATTGCGGCTGCAGGCCTTTGGCGTGACCGAACCCGGTGCGGGTACCGATACGACGCGGATCAGCACCTTCGCCAAGCGCGATGGCGACGATTACGTAGTCAACGGCCAGAAGATCTGGATCAGCCGCGCCGAACATTCGGACCTGATGGTGCTGCTATGCCGCACGACCCCGCGCGAGGAATGCGCCAAGCCCTCCGACGGGATGAGCGTGCTGCTGGTCGACATGCGCGAGGCGGTGGGCAACGGGCTGACCATCCGGCCGGTGCGCACCATGCTCAACCATGCCACCACTGAACTGTTCTTCGACGATTTGCGCGTGCCCGCCAGCGCGCTGATCGGCGAGGAGGGTAAGGGGTTCCGCTACATCCTTTCGGGGATGAATGCCGAGCGCATCCTGATCGCCAGTGAATGCATCGGCGACGGACGTTTCTTCATCGACCGCGCGGCAGCCTATGCGAAGGACCGCAGCGTGTTCGGCCGCGCCATCGGCGAGAACCAGGGCGTCCAGTTCCCCATCGCGCGCGCCTATGTCCAGCTATCCGCGGCCGCCGAAATAGTGACCAAGGCGGCGCGCATGTTCGATGCGGGCGAAACCGGCGGGACCGAAGCGAACATGTCGAAGATGCTGGCGAGCGAGGCCAGCTGGTTTGCCGCCGACATGTGCATCCAGACCCACGGCGGGTTCGGCTTTGCCGAGGAATACGACGTCGAGCGCAAGTTCCGCGAGACGCGCCTCTACCAGGTCGCGCCGATCAGCACGAACCTGATCCTGAGCCATGTCGCCACACATGTGCTGGGCCTGCCCAAGAGTTTCTAGAACACACAAGTTTTCGAGGAGAGAGAAATGTCGAACGGTCCGCTGACCGGCCTCAAGGTCGTCGAATTCCAGGGCATCGGCCCGGGCCCGCATGTCTGCATGATGCTGGCCGATATGGGCGCGGAGGTCGTGCGCATCGAACGCGCCGGACACCAGCCGATGAACCCGGTGGTCGAACGCGCGCGGCACCGCGCGGAAGTCGACCTCAAGAGCGCCGAAGGCCAGGCCTTCGTCAAGCAGGCGCTGGCGCATGCCGACGTGCTGGTCGAAGGGTTCCGTCCCGGCGTCATGGAACGGCTGGGTCTCGGTCCGCAGGAATTGCTCGAGGCCAATCCGCGGCTGGTCTATGCGCGGATGACCGGCTGGGGGCAGGACGGCCCGCTGGCGCAGGCGGCCGGCCACGATCTCAACTACATCGCCATCACCGGGGCGCTCGACGCGATCGGCAAGCGCGGCGAACTGCCCGTGCCGCCGCAGAACCTCGTCGGCGATTTCGGCGGCGGATCGATGTATTGCGCGATGGGCATCCTCGCGGCGCTGTTCGAACGCGAACGCAGCGGCAAGGGGCAGGTGGTCGATGCCGCGATCGTCGACGGCGTGACCAGCCTGATGAGCTTCTTCTACGGCCAGCCGCACAGCGCGCTGCGTACGGTGGATCGCGGCGCCGGCCTGCTGGGCGGGGCGGCGCATTTCTATCGCTGCTATACCTGCAAGGATGGCAAGGAAATCAGCGTCGGCGCGATCGAACCGCAATTCTACGCCGAACTGCTCCAGCGCGCCGATGCGCCCGAGCATTTGCGCGAGGCGCAGATGAACCCGGCCAATTGGGACAGCTATGCCGAGGATCTGGCCGCGCTGTTCGTGACGAAGACGCAGGATGAATGGTGCGAATTGCTCGAAGGCACCGACGCCTGTTTCTCGCCCGTCGTTCCGCTCGATCACGCCAAGGACCATCCGCACATGAAGGCGCGCGGGGCTTTCGTCGAACACGGCGGGCGCTGGCACACTGCCCCCGCACCGCGGTTCGACCGCACGCCCAACACGATCCGCGACAGTGCCAGCGATGGCGAAGAGGTGGTGGCGCGCTGGCGTCAGGAGAGCTAGAGGCGCGCGCAAAGGAGAGTTTCCGATGCGCGATTGCACCCAGTTCTACATCGACGGCCAGTGGGTCGACCCGGTCGAGGAAAACACCGTTGCGGTGGAGAACCCTGCCACCGAGCAGACCATCGGCCACATCAGCTTCGGCACCGCGGCCGATGTCGACAAGGCCGTGGTTGCCGCGCGCAGGGCATTCGAGAGCTTCAGCCAGACCAGCAAGGAAGAACGGCTGACCCTGCTGCGCGCGATCCAGGCGGAGATCGAGACCCGCAAAGAAGAGCTCGCGACTGCGGTCAGCGACGAAATGGGCGCGCCGCTGAGCCTCGCCAATGGGCCGCATGTCGGCCTGCTCGCCGGACATTGCCAGAAGGCCATCGAAGTGCTCGAAGGCTTCGCGTTCGAACGGCTCGACGGCCCCACCTTGCATGTGTGGGAGCCGGTCGGCGTGGTCGGCATGATCACCCCGTGGAACTGGCCGCTCAATCAGATCGCCTGCAAGGTCTTCCCCGCGCTGGCGACGGGCAACACCATGGTGCTCAAGCCCAGCGAGATCGCGCCCTTCAACGCCTATATCTTTGCCGAGATCATGCATGCGGCGGGTGTTCCCGCAGGCGTGTTCAACCTGGTCAATGGCGACGGGCCGGGCGTCGGCGAAGCGATCAGCGGCCATCCCGATATCGACATGGTCAGCTTCACCGGTTCGACTCGCGCAGGCATCGCGATCGCGAAGAATGCCGCCGATACCGTCAAGCGCGTGGCGCAGGAACTGGGCGGCAAGAGCCCCAATATCGTGCTCGACGATTCCGCTTTCACCAAGTCGGTTGCCAAGGGCACGGTCGCGATGATGGGCAATTCGGGCCAGACCTGCACCGCGCCCAGCCGGATGCTGGTGCCGCATGCGCGGATGGCGGAAGCCAAGGCGGCAGCGAAGGAAGCTGCCGAGGGCGTCATTCCCGGCGATCCGAAGGGCAACGCGGCGATCGGCCCGGTGGTCAGCCGCGCGCAGTGGGACAAGATCCAGGGCCTGATCGAGAAGGGCGTTGAGGAAGGCGCGACGCTTGTCGCAGGCGGCCCCGGCAAGCCCGAGGGGCTGGAGACCGGTCACTACGTCAAGCCAACCGTCTTCGCCGATGTCACCAACGAAATGACCATCGCGCGCGAGGAAATCTTCGGCCCGGTGCTGTGTATCCTCGGATATGAGGATTACGAGGACGCGATCCGCATCGCCAATGACACCGAATACGGGCTCGCCAGCGCGATCACCGGCGAGGACATCGAACTCGCCCGCAGCCTTGCCAAGCGCATCCGCGCGGGCCGCGTGGCGATCAATGGCGGCTACGATCTCAACGCCGCCTTCGGTGGCTATAAGAAGTCGGGCAATGGCCGCGAATGGGGCGAATGGGGCTTCCACGACTTCCTAGAGGTCAAAGCCGTCATGGGACACGGCTGATGGCGGGGAAGTATTTCGACGAATGGGAGGTCGGCGATACGCTGACGCACGACATCCGGCGGACGGTGACCGAGACCGACAATCTGCTGTTCACCACCATGACGCACAACCCGCAGCCGCTCCATCTCGACGCGGAAGCGGCCAAGGCGAGCGAGTTCGGGCAGATCCTCGTCAACGGGACCTTCACCTTCTCGCTGATGGTGGGGCTCAGTGTCGGTGACACCACGCTGGGTACCCTTGTGGCCAATCTGGGTTACGACAAGCTGGTCATGCCCAAGCCCGTCTTCATCGGCGATACGCTGCATGCGACGAGCGAGGTAATCGGCCTGCGCGAGAGCAAGTCGCGGCCCGATGCGGGGATCGTCACCTTCCTCCATGAGGCAGTGAACCAGCGCGGCGAGGTGGTGTGCCGCTGCGAACGCTCGGCGCTGCTCAACAAGCGACCCGCCTGACGCCGTCCCGTTCCGCGGGAGTAACCTTTTGGCTCCCGGCGCGTTTATGGCGCAAGGGAGATGCTTGAGGTGCAACACGAACCGACCAGCATGCGCGAAGTGCTCGGTGAGCTCGACGAGCTGGCCTCGACGCATGACGAGGTCTGCGTTGCCGATGTGCTCGACGATTTCGGCGAACGCAGCTTCGGCCCGTTCATCATGCTCCCCGCGCTGCTTGAAATCACGCCCATCGGCGGCATCCCCGGCCTGCCCACCGCGCTGGCGCTGTTTATCGCGCTGATCGCGATCCAGCTCCTCGTGGGGCGCGACCATGTATGGATGCCGCGCTTCGTCCAGCAGCGCTCGGTCGGCTCGAAGAAACTGCATAAATCGGTCCGCAAACTGCGCGGGCTCGCCAATTTTCTCGATCACCATAGCGAAGGGCGGCTGGAAGGCCTGACGCAGGGCGCCGCGATCAGGCTGGTCGCCGCGGCGGTGATCCTGCTGTGCTGCACGGTCCCGCCGCTCGAATTCCTGCCTTTCGCCAGTTCGGTTCCGATGCTCGCCATAGCGGTTTTGGGCCTGGCCCTGACCGTACGCGACGGCGCCCTGGTGCTGGGAGCGCTCCTCTTTACCGCGCTTGCCACCGCTCTGGGGCTTGCCATGTACTTCAATTCTTCGGGCGACGGCGCGGGCCTGCCGTTCCTTTAGCCAGCGCTGCCGTCGGCCCGACCGTGCCCGCAGCGAGCATAACGGGAATTCCCTTGGCTCGGCGCAACTTGCCATTCACCTGTCGCACCCTACATAATCGGGAACGAAAGGACTCCGTGCATGAGCGACCAGAATTCCCCGCCCGAGCCTGAGGGCAACGGCCCGAACCCCTGGGTGAAGAGCCTGATGATCTGGGGCGGCATCTTCCTTGCCCTGCTGATGGTCGTTTCGGTCTTCGGCGGCGGGTCGAGCGGCGGTGGCGCGCAGATCCTCTATTCCGACTTCCGCGACAAGGTCGCCGAAGGTTCGGTTGCCAGCGTGCAGATTTCCGACACCTCGATTGTCGGCGAGATGAAGAATGGCGAGCAGTTCTCGGCCATTCCCGTCCCCAATGACACCACGCTGCCGCAGCTGCTCGAAGACAATGGCGTGCGCTATTCGGGGGTCGAGGCCGATAGCGGCAATCTCCTGCTCTACGCGCTGATCCAGATCCTGCCCTTCGTGCTGATCCTCGGCATCGCCTTCTTCGCCCTGCGCCAGGTCCAGAAGGGCGGCGGCGCGGGCGGCGCGATGGGTTTTGGCAAGTCCAAGGCCAAGATGCTCACCGAACGGCAGGGCAAGGTCACCTTCGCCGATGTCGCGGGGATCGACGAAGCCCGCGAGGAGCTCGAGGAAATCGTCGAATTCCTCAAGGATCCGCAGCGCTTCTCCAAGCTCGGCGGGCAGATCCCCAAGGGCGCGCTGCTGGTCGGTTCGCCCGGTACCGGCAAGACGCTGCTGGCGCGCGCGATCGCGGGTGAAGCGGGCGTGCCCTTCTTCACCATCTCGGGTTCGGACTTCGTCGAAATGTTC
This genomic window from Qipengyuania sp. HL-TH1 contains:
- a CDS encoding isoaspartyl peptidase/L-asparaginase; translated protein: MRGFSTRIARAFAALFVFIAVPAAAEDEPGWSIAIHGGAGTIARDDMTPQQDAAYRAALQSALDAGAQVLREGGSAMDAIQAAIEPMEDDPLFNAGRGAVFTWDGDIELDASIMDGRTRDAGAVAGVTGIRHPIALARKVMTDSPHVMLAGAGAAEFAAEQGLATMPPEWFETERRQKALERMKAERLSAIDVDIKFGTVGAVALDRDGNMAAGTSTGGMTGKRWGRIGDAPIIGAGTYADNRACAVSATGWGEFFIRVGVSHEICTRLRHRYRTEIDAAQASVPLDDEGFPTYIVHASEFGLDAAQAQEEIDAVIADVGSLGGDGGVIVVTRDGHPLFSMNTSGMYRGRATSDGLREVAIYGDE
- a CDS encoding prephenate dehydratase, yielding MRQFAKPALALVDSMRAAAAQEPLRAIAFGGAPGSNSHQAAMQFAPEALPLPCFSFEDALEAVESGTAGCAMIPIENSQHGRVADIHFLLPESGLSLVAEHFMRITHCLMALGPGPFDAAYSHPQALGQSHKFLSERGIVGLAHADTAGAAAFVAESGKTDIAAIAPALAADLYGLEIVEREVEDAPDNTTRFVVLANEALDPAALAGAQAMTTFIFEVKNTPAALYKALGCFATNGVNMTKLESYQKGASFAATMFFADIEGAPGDARVDTALEELAFQTNGVRLLGSYAQARPRG
- a CDS encoding cytochrome c family protein; this encodes MDDRFNTAAGWVLAAGIVALGSSIVSGMYFHADSAEHPEEPGYFIEGAAEEGGADAGPDLGTLLASADAAAGEKVFAKCTACHTIDQGGANGIGPNLYGVMGKPIGGHAAGFAYSSALAEKGGSWTWEAMDEWLTSPRAFANGTKMSFAGLGKAEDRANVMEFMSTYGGAPAKPAPVVAEEEPTEGEDAPGAGAGPVEGAEAAAMESAGSMGADQPVPAGNAATNNDGATKVDE
- a CDS encoding RlmE family RNA methyltransferase, with protein sequence MSRSGKDRDVRVRTAKKRTASSTRWLQRQLNDPYVKQAKADGYRSRAAYKLTELNEKYDLLKGVTRVVDLGIAPGGWSQVVRKLKPKALVVGIDLLEVEPIEGVTIFQMDFMDDDAPRVLEEALGGKAELVMSDMAANTVGHKQTDHLRTMGLVEAGAWFAIENLAPGGTFLAKVLAGGTDNDLLALLKQHFRTVKHAKPPASRKDSSEWYVIAQGFKDNG
- a CDS encoding Ppx/GppA phosphatase family protein, with protein sequence MADHSPPDTNRGPGTKRGGKSGKVADFRYKRPSRPDGKHGDRRNASRRDGTFAPRPNVAAASPPARRQAYAALDLGTNNCRLLIARPSGENFTVIDAFSRVVRLGEGLAASGKLSDEAMERTLAALQVCAEKLRRRNVRLARSVATEACRRASNGPAFIERVRRETGIMLDIISAQEEARLAVLGCHVLLEEGNGPAIIFDIGGGSTELVLVQPGENVPRIVDWLSVPWGVVSLTDTVEGSDDTETTRLERYCEMRRTVGRSFAEFAERIREHTHSREPIRLLGTSGTVTTLASLHLELPQYDRRAVDGLIVPSQSMRDISTRLSRMSSAERKRLPCIGDDRANLVIAGCAILESILDIWPAEQLGVADRGIREGILRSLIAADAEGERSRATVQRMREQDV
- a CDS encoding acyl-CoA dehydrogenase family protein — its product is MGDGHLSETFPEIREAVRRLCARFPGEYWQKLDRERAYPSEFVAALTEAGFLSVLIPEEYGGSGLGLEAACAVLEEIHRSGSNGGACHAQMYTMGTLLKHGSDQQKREYLPKIASGELRLQAFGVTEPGAGTDTTRISTFAKRDGDDYVVNGQKIWISRAEHSDLMVLLCRTTPREECAKPSDGMSVLLVDMREAVGNGLTIRPVRTMLNHATTELFFDDLRVPASALIGEEGKGFRYILSGMNAERILIASECIGDGRFFIDRAAAYAKDRSVFGRAIGENQGVQFPIARAYVQLSAAAEIVTKAARMFDAGETGGTEANMSKMLASEASWFAADMCIQTHGGFGFAEEYDVERKFRETRLYQVAPISTNLILSHVATHVLGLPKSF
- a CDS encoding CaiB/BaiF CoA-transferase family protein translates to MSNGPLTGLKVVEFQGIGPGPHVCMMLADMGAEVVRIERAGHQPMNPVVERARHRAEVDLKSAEGQAFVKQALAHADVLVEGFRPGVMERLGLGPQELLEANPRLVYARMTGWGQDGPLAQAAGHDLNYIAITGALDAIGKRGELPVPPQNLVGDFGGGSMYCAMGILAALFERERSGKGQVVDAAIVDGVTSLMSFFYGQPHSALRTVDRGAGLLGGAAHFYRCYTCKDGKEISVGAIEPQFYAELLQRADAPEHLREAQMNPANWDSYAEDLAALFVTKTQDEWCELLEGTDACFSPVVPLDHAKDHPHMKARGAFVEHGGRWHTAPAPRFDRTPNTIRDSASDGEEVVARWRQES
- a CDS encoding aldehyde dehydrogenase family protein — translated: MRDCTQFYIDGQWVDPVEENTVAVENPATEQTIGHISFGTAADVDKAVVAARRAFESFSQTSKEERLTLLRAIQAEIETRKEELATAVSDEMGAPLSLANGPHVGLLAGHCQKAIEVLEGFAFERLDGPTLHVWEPVGVVGMITPWNWPLNQIACKVFPALATGNTMVLKPSEIAPFNAYIFAEIMHAAGVPAGVFNLVNGDGPGVGEAISGHPDIDMVSFTGSTRAGIAIAKNAADTVKRVAQELGGKSPNIVLDDSAFTKSVAKGTVAMMGNSGQTCTAPSRMLVPHARMAEAKAAAKEAAEGVIPGDPKGNAAIGPVVSRAQWDKIQGLIEKGVEEGATLVAGGPGKPEGLETGHYVKPTVFADVTNEMTIAREEIFGPVLCILGYEDYEDAIRIANDTEYGLASAITGEDIELARSLAKRIRAGRVAINGGYDLNAAFGGYKKSGNGREWGEWGFHDFLEVKAVMGHG
- a CDS encoding MaoC family dehydratase, whose amino-acid sequence is MAGKYFDEWEVGDTLTHDIRRTVTETDNLLFTTMTHNPQPLHLDAEAAKASEFGQILVNGTFTFSLMVGLSVGDTTLGTLVANLGYDKLVMPKPVFIGDTLHATSEVIGLRESKSRPDAGIVTFLHEAVNQRGEVVCRCERSALLNKRPA
- a CDS encoding exopolysaccharide biosynthesis protein gives rise to the protein MLEVQHEPTSMREVLGELDELASTHDEVCVADVLDDFGERSFGPFIMLPALLEITPIGGIPGLPTALALFIALIAIQLLVGRDHVWMPRFVQQRSVGSKKLHKSVRKLRGLANFLDHHSEGRLEGLTQGAAIRLVAAAVILLCCTVPPLEFLPFASSVPMLAIAVLGLALTVRDGALVLGALLFTALATALGLAMYFNSSGDGAGLPFL